A part of Anabas testudineus chromosome 7, fAnaTes1.2, whole genome shotgun sequence genomic DNA contains:
- the LOC113166947 gene encoding zinc finger protein 2 homolog, producing the protein MSACCVSGCKNRHSSTSKLKFYRIPSGYRPFQANRRRLWLQAIQQVNGGSEQLRGNARICGAHFTSGQASLDHDHPDFVPSVFMCSKTKPSPKKKGKRFYTRRRRRRRKVTVETRGTTAPPEDDSSVDIQSSVLMETESERSEAVQTSPVSKEGEPLTKETEATPSPRKPSLFFKTSAGILKLDKMSPIVLLKPVVARAGGFQCELCTQNFITVLELVKHKQMHDEEKKSFICEICGKHFTGQADFSEHQRVHKDEPAFPCNMCDRVFTTSHNLKRHKLLHVKDGRKCRTCGVLFCRRHNHILFLPQADSVPQSEQDSPIIETQNVDSHLVSENSVQKKCFPKPEPKTNLTPPQAASTSTSIGISVPVVQKPSSAPCPPPPVPCFSRTWSRFKTPMSSQHAAFVQPPPPQHVELPASLQLFSPQYLTSALLEVKRNYEYVLGKPNKVKKEIVKEEQVELPLISPDEQRVKQVKKERIAYDLEIIL; encoded by the exons ATGTCGGCCTGTTGTGTGTCCGGCTGTAAAAATCGGCATTCCTCCACGAGCAAACTCAAATTTTACAGAATACCGTCTGGGTATCGACCTTTTCAGGCCAACCGGAGACGTTTATGGCTCCAAGCGATCCAACAAGTGAACGGCGGCTCCGAGCAGCTCCGAGGCAACGCTCGGATTTGTGGCGCTCATTTCACATCTG GGCAGGCGTCCCTGGACCACGACCATCCGGACTTTGTGCCTTCTGTGTTCATGTGCAGTAAAACGAAACCGAGCCccaagaaaaaagggaaaag GTTTTACACACGTAGAAGGAGGCGTCGCCGTAAAGTCACTGTGGAAACACGAGGAACAACAGCTCCACCTGAGGATGATTCTTCTGTGGACATCCAGTCGTCTGTTTTGATGGAAACTGAAAGTGAACGATCAGAGGCAGTACAAACATCCCCAGTGTCAAAG gAAGGAGAACCATTGACTAAAGAGACAGAAGCAACACCAAGCCCAAGGAAGCCATCactattttttaaaacatcagcaggCATCCTAAAACTAGACAAGATGAGTCCAATTGTGCTCCTAAAACCTGTAGTTGCACGAGCAGGTGGGTTCCAGTGTGAGCTGTGCACTCAGAACTTCATTACAGTGTTAGAACTAGTAAAACACAAGCAGATGCACGATGAAGAAAAAAAGTCCTTTATCTGTGAAATCTGTGGAAAGCACTTCACAGGGCAGGCTGACTTCTCTGAACACCAGCGTGTCCACAAGGATGAGCCTGCTTTTCCGTGTAACATGTGCGATCGGGTTTTCACTACAAGTCATAACCTAAAGCGTCATAAACTGCTGCATGTCAAAGACGGCAGGAAGTGCCGCACATGCGGCGTGCTGTTCTGTCGACGTCATAACCACATTTTATTCCTGCCACAGGCTGACTCTGTACCTCAGTCGGAACAAGATTCTCCCATCATCGAGACACAAAATGTTGACAGCCACTTGGTGTCAGAAAACAGTGTGCAGAAGAAGTGTTTCCCAAAACCTGAACCTAAAACAAATTTGACCCCGCCTCAAGCTGCAAGCACAAGTACCTCAATAGGAATCTCTGTTCCAGTGGTGCAGAAACCATCCTCTGCACCATGTCCTCCCCCACCAGTACCCTGTTTCTCACGGACCTGGTCTCGGTTTAAGACACCTATGTCCAGTCAGCATGCAGCTTTCGTTCAGCCCCCTCCGCCTCAGCATGTGGAACTCCCAGCCTCACTACAGCTCTTTTCTCCTCAATACCTCACTTCAGCATTACTTGAGGTTAAAAGGAATTATGAATATGTTTTAGGCAAACCAAACAAAGTGAAGAAGGAGATTGTGAAAGAGGAACAAGTCGAGCTGCCGCTCATTTCTCCAGATGAGCAACGTGTTAAGCAAGTCAAAAAGGAAAGAATTGCTTATGACCTTGAGATTATACTCTGA